The Musa acuminata AAA Group cultivar baxijiao chromosome BXJ1-3, Cavendish_Baxijiao_AAA, whole genome shotgun sequence genome window below encodes:
- the LOC135638470 gene encoding protein DETOXIFICATION 35-like, which yields MVVAVAGGGGVELELAAVGKEEEEEEEAVVAQDCPPVRGVREAWELFTTESKKLWWIGAPIAFNVVCLYGFSSSTQIFVGHIGNLELSAVAVALNVVSTFSFGFLLGMGSALETLCGQAFGAGQIEMLGVYMQRSWIILVASSFLMCPIYIFAAPVLKLIGQDDKIADLAGHFTISIIPQMFALAFNFPTQKFLQAQSKVVALAWIGFVALLLHIALLVLFIVVFGWGLGGAAAAFNVSAWVVSLSQVAYVMVWCKDGWTGLSWSAFRDIWAFVRLSLASAIMLCLEVWYMMILTVLTGHLDDAEIAVGSISICMNINGWEGMIFIGLNAAISVRVSNELGSGRPRATRYAVVVVLVQSLAIGLLCMTIILATRNHFSVIFTSDRDMQRAVADIAYLLGITMVLNSIQPVISGVAVGGGWQALVAYINLGCYYIFGLPLGFLMGYALHWGVQGIWFGMLCGTFVQTLVLLFIIWNTDWKAEAAEAAERVRLWGGQEGYQKVQI from the exons atggtTGTAGCTGTGGCGGGTGGGGGCGGGGTCGAGCTGGAGTTGGCGGCAgtggggaaggaggaggaggaggaggaggaggccgtgGTGGCACAGGATTGCCCTCCGGTGAGAGGGGTGCGGGAGGCGTGGGAGCTGTTCACGACGGAGTCGAAGAAGCTGTGGTGGATCGGGGCGCCCATCGCGTTCAACGTCGTATGCCTCTACGGGTTCAGCTCCTCCACCCAGATATTCGTCGGCCACATCGGCAACCTCGAGCTCTCCGCCGTCGCCGTCGCTCTCAACGTCGTCTCCACCTTCTCCTTCGGCTTCCTT CTCGGCATGGGGAGTGCACTGGAAACCCTTTGCGGGCAAGCCTTCGGAGCCGGTCAGATCGAGATGCTGGGCGTGTACATGCAGCGCTCCTGGATAATCCTTGTAGCTTCTTCGTTCCTCATGTGCCCGATCTACATATTTGCTGCGCCGGTGCTGAAGCTCATCGGCCAGGACGATAAGATCGCTGACCTCGCCGGCCACTTCACCATCAGCATCATCCCCCAGATGTTCGCACTGGCGTTCAACTTCCCCACCCAGAAGTTCCTTCAGGCACAGAGCAAAGTGGTTGCCCTGGCTTGGATCGGTTTCGTGGCTCTCCTCCTCCACATCGCGCTGCTGGTCCTCTTCATCGTCGTCTTCGGATGGGGATTGGGCGGGGCAGCCGCTGCCTTCAACGTATCGGCATGGGTGGTCTCGCTGTCCCAGGTGGCGTATGTGATGGTCTGGTGCAAGGACGGGTGGACCGGCCTCTCCTGGTCGGCCTTCAGGGATATCTGGGCATTCGTTAGGTTGTCACTTGCTTCTGCAATCATGCTTTGCCTCGAGGTTTGGTACATGATGATCCTCACCGTGCTCACCGGCCACCTCGACGACGCCGAGATCGCCGTCGGCTCCATCTCTATCTG CATGAACATTAATGGTTGGGAGGGCATGATATTTATAGGATTGAATGCGGCTATAAG CGTTCGGGTGTCCAACGAGTTAGGATCGGGTCGCCCCCGGGCTACAAGATACGCTGTGGTCGTGGTGCTCGTCCAGTCTCTGGCGATCGGCCTCCTCTGCATGACCATCATCCTCGCAACCCGGAACCATTTCAGCGTCATCTTCACGAGTGATAGAGACATGCAGCGAGCGGTTGCAGACATAGCGTATCTTCTGGGCATCACCATGGTGCTTAACAGCATCCAGCCAGTTATCTCAG GAGTGGCCGTCGGAGGTGGCTGGCAAGCGCTGGTGGCTTACATCAACTTGGGTTGCTACTACATATTCGGCCTTCCTCTGGGGTTCCTAATGGGTTATGCACTCCACTGGGGAGTGCAG GGAATTTGGTTCGGTATGCTGTGTGGCACGTTTGTCCAGACGCTCGTTCTCCTGTTCATAATCTGGAACACCGACTGGAAGGCCGAG GCAGCCGAAGCTGCAGAACGCGTGCGGCTGTGGGGTGGACAAGAAGGGTATCAGAAGGTACAAATATGA
- the LOC135637077 gene encoding ethylene receptor 3-like — MSRAFCHGLLILSSLPLATAAEIDLPLCDCDGDGLWSIDSIRSWQKVSDFLIAAAYFSIPLELLYFVTCSNLFPFKWILFQFSAFIVLCGLTHLLNVFTYKPHSFLLVLALTVSKFLTALVSFLTAITLLTLIPQLLKVKLRENFLRRKARELDREVGLMKRQEEASWHVRMLTQEIRKSLDKHTILYTTLVELSKTLQLQNCAVWMPNENELEMNLTHELNGRRASSDLDTLSIPMDDPDVAHVKKCDGVEILDPESMLGRASSGMVGDSGAVAAIRMPMLKVSDFKGGTPEVLQACYAILVLVLPKNETRAWSHHELELVEVVADQVAVALSHAAVLEESHMIRDKLVEQNRVLLQARKNVMMANEAWNLFRKIMNQGIRSPIHSILGLLSIMQQGNLTPEQRLIVNTMAKTGGVVSALINDTLEINSEHFTLEMKPFQLQPLIKEAACIARCLCDSRGFGFGFQVENKFLDQVIGDERRILHVLLHIIGGLLNGSNGGCMTLRVWSDSELENLRDQRWVWRSKFSNVNSCVKFEMAIRRSLCSNSSSSVQHDRKQNGEGFDTGFFSLGMCKKLVQLMQGNICIIPSCHGLPECVTLLLRLPLQPPMPISDLEGPLECHHHSSSSSSSSSLLEGLQVLLVDDDGINRKVTHKLLEKLGCCVSPLSTGAECLSSIGTSGTQFQLIVLDLNMPMMNGYEVATKVRDMRTGCRPLIVALTASTEEHVWERCVKSGMNGLIRKPVVLPELERELLRALTT; from the exons ATGTCGAGAGCATTCTGCCATGGGCTGTTGATTCTGTCCTCGCTCCCACTTGCTACTGCGGCTGAGATCGATCTCCCCCTCTGTGATTGTGACGGAGACGGTCTGTGGAGCATCGACAGCATCCGCAGTTGGCAGAAAGTGAGTGACTTTTTGATTGCGGCGGCATATTTCTCCATTCCGCTCGAGCTCTTATACTTCGTTACATGCTCCAATCTGTTCCCCTTCAAATGGATCCTTTTCCAGTTCAGCGCGTTCATAGTGCTCTGTGGATTGACCCACTTGCTCAATGTGTTCACCTACAAGCCCCACTCCTTCCTCTTGGTGTTGGCTCTCACCGTTTCCAAGTTCCTCACCGCACTCGTCTCCTTCTTGACAGCGATAACCCTCTTGACTCTGATTCCTCAGCTCCTCAAAGTGAAGCTGAGGGAGAATTTTCTGAGACGCAAGGCTCGAGAGCTGGACCGGGAAGTCGGGCTGATGAAGAGGCAGGAAGAAGCAAGCTGGCACGTGCGGATGCTGACTCAAGAGATACGGAAATCTCTCGACAAGCACACCATTCTGTACACCACCTTGGTTGAGCTCTCCAAGACACTGCAGCTGCAAAACTGTGCAGTTTGGATGCCAAATGAGAACGAGTTGGAGATGAATCTTACTCACGAGTTGAATGGGAGGAGGGCCTCCTCTGACCTCGACACACTCTCGATCCCCATGGATGATCCGGATGTGGCACATGTGAAGAAATGCGATGGTGTGGAGATACTAGACCCGGAATCCATGCTTGGTCGTGCAAGCAGCGGGATGGTTGGCGACTCAGGAGCTGTTGCTGCAATCAGGATGCCGATGTTGAAAGTTTCGGACTTCAAAGGGGGGACACCAGAGGTCCTTCAAGCATGCTATGCCATACTGGTTTTGGTGCTGCCCAAGAATGAAACCAGGGCTTGGAGCCACCATGAGCTAGAGCTCGTTGAGGTCGTAGCCGATCAGGTGGCCGTCGCCCTCTCCCATGCTGCCGTTTTGGAAGAGTCACATATGATCAGAGACAAATTGGTAGAACAAAACAGGGTTTTGCTACAAGCGAGGAAGAATGTGATGATGGCGAACGAGGCATGGAATTTATTCCGAAAGATCATGAACCAGGGAATTCGAAGTCCCATCCACTCCATTCTGGGTCTGTTGTCAATTATGCAACAGGGAAACTTGACTCCTGAACAGAGGCTTATAGTGAACACTATGGCAAAAACAGGTGGTGTGGTTTCAGCTTTGATCAATGATACGTTGGAGATCAACAGCGAACACTTTACTTTGGAGATGAAGCCATTCCAGCTGCAGCCATTGATCAAGGAAGCTGCTTGCATTGCTAGGTGTCTTTGTGACAGTAGGGGGTTTGGTTTTGGGTTTCAGGTCGAGAATAAGTTTCTTGATCAAGTTATCGGTGATGAGAGGCGGATTCTTCATGTACTATTGCACATTATTGGTGGTTTGTTGAACGGATCCAATGGAGGATGTATGACACTGCGTGTTTGGAGTGATTCCGAACTCGAGAACTTGCGAGATCAGAGATGGGTTTGGAGGTCCAAATTTTCAAATGTCAATAGTTGTGTGAAATTTGAGATGGCAATCAGAAGATCATTATGTTCTAATTCAAGCTCATCAGTGCAGCATGACAGGAAGCAAAATGGAGAGGGGTTCGATACGGGTTTTTTCAGCCTCGGTATGTGTAAAAAGCTTGTGCAG CTGATGCAGGGGAACATCTGCATTATTCCAAGTTGCCATGGTCTACCTGAGTGCGTGACACTACTTCTCCGCTTGCCGCTGCAACCTCCCATGCCGATTTCTGATTTAGAAGGACCTTTGGAGTGCCAtcatcattcttcttcttcttcttcttcttcttctcttttagaAGGCCTTcaggttttactagttgatgatgATGGAATCAACAGAAAGGTAACACACAAGCTTCTCGAAAAGCTGGGGTGTTGCGTCTCTCCTCTTTCGACAGGGGCTGAATGCTTGAGCTCCATTGGCACCTCTGGAACGCAGTTCCAACTTATTGTTTTGGACCTCAACATGCCCATGATGAATGGCTATGAAGTTGCCACCAAGGTACGGGACATGAGAACCGGATGCCGCCCTTTGATCGTTGCTTTGACGGCAAGCACCGAGGAACATGTTTGGGAGAGATGTGTGAAGTCAGGGATGAACGGTCTCATCAGGAAACCGGTGGTGCTACCAGAACTAGAACGGGAGCTCCTAAGAGCACTTACAACTTGA
- the LOC103973416 gene encoding AT-hook motif nuclear-localized protein 20, translating to MGNGPIKATWITKTILGSSSYPRQSSPNRHQFSCIDLYSSSNIQKAISLTSKLANHWWEGPLGLPGADPAASVHKNPNQDATPKESDPNSSSANEEEKDNDGEPREGAVVPSSRRRRGRPPGSKNKPKPPIFVTRDSPSALRSHVMEVSGGADVADSIAQFARRRQRAVCVLSGSGTVVNVALRQPAAPGAAVALRGRFEILSVTGTFLPGPGPSPPGSTGLTVYLAGGQGQVVGGSVVGPLIAAGPVMVMASTFANATYERLPLVQEEEEGPDSGGGATGQLPGGEPQLMAGGGGSGGLPDHSALPILNLPPNLAPNVAHVGHEPFGWAHARAPF from the exons ATGGGCAATGGCCCCATCAAGGCAACATGGATAACAAAAACTATACTCGGTTCGTCTTCCTACCCCCGGCAGTCCTCGCCCAATCGGCACCAATTCTCATG TATAGATCTCTACAGCAGCAGCAACATACAAAAGGCGATTAGTCTAACGAGCAAGCTGGCGAATCACTGGTGGGAAGGGCCTTTAGGCCTTCCGGGAGCCGATCCGGCGGCCTCGGTTCACAAGAACCCTAACCAGGACGCAACGCCAAAGGAATCCGACCCTAATTCTTCGTCCGCCAACGAAGAAGAAAAGGACAACGACGGGGAGCCGAGAGAAGGCGCGGTCGTGCCGAGCAGCCGGCGTCGACGCGGCCGTCCACCAGGGTCCAAGAACAAGCCCAAACCCCCCATCTTCGTGACCCGCGACAGCCCCAGCGCCCTCCGCAGCCACGTCATGGAGGTCTCAGGGGGCGCGGACGTGGCCGACTCGATCGCCCAGTTCGCTCGCCGCCGCCAGCGCGCCGTCTGCGTGCTCAGCGGTTCCGGCACCGTCGTCAACGTCGCGCTCCGCCAGCCTGCTGCCCCGGGCGCGGCCGTCGCCCTCCGTGGCCGGTTCGAGATCCTCTCTGTGACCGGCACGTTCCTGCCGGGCCCGGGCCCGTCCCCGCCGGGGTCGACCGGGTTAACGGTTTACCTGGCAGGCGGGCAGGGTCAGGTGGTGGGCGGCAGCGTCGTGGGGCCGCTGATAGCGGCAGGGCCGGTGATGGTCATGGCGTCCACGTTCGCGAACGCTACTTATGAGAGGTTGCCGCTTGttcaggaagaggaggaaggcccAGACAGTGGCGGTGGTGCCACGGGACAGTTGCCCGGTGGAGAACCGCAGCTGATGGCCGGAGGCGGGGGATCAGGAGGACTGCCGGACCACTCGGCGCTGCCCATTCTCAACTTGCCGCCGAACTTAGCACCCAACGTCGCACACGTGGGGCATGAGCCCTTCGGGTGGGCTCATGCGCGGGCGCCATTCTAG